From the genome of Trypanosoma brucei brucei TREU927 chromosome 11 chr11_scaffold01 genomic scaffold, whole genome shotgun sequence:
GAGGTCCTTCCTCAGGTTTACTTGTAATCGTTGGGATTGTGATTGTGCCCATTGATGTCataagagaggaaaggggggaggagTATTGTGGGCGTAATTAATGGGAATGGGAACGATGATGTGTGGTGCGCGTGCCGGCTGGGAATCCACGCTACCAAGTACATCAACTCTTAGTTTTGGCTACTCCTTGTTACCCCGcgtttcgtttctttttgtttgttttattattattttcatagTGCCCCGTTCCCGTTTTTGTGTTCCGCTCTGCGTGTCTATTAGGGCTTTTGATTGATTCCGGTGGTTCTTTCGGTGTGGTACGTTGGGTGTCGCTTTTGGCCTACCGAGGGAGCGTAAAAGCAAACTAATAAAGATAATAGTGAATGGATCTTTTTATTGTCagcaagagaaaagaggtaacagagaggaaggaatgaaaaaaaaaattatgaagggagtagtgtgtggtgttgACGGCGTTTGGGGTGCGATGCGTCAGCACAATGAAGGTCGCGCAATATGTCgctttctttcatttgtgcATAACCGCGCTAAGCAAAATTCAGATATGTGAGGCGAataggaggggagggggacggAGGCGGAGGCAGAGGCAGAGccgccccccttttttttcttttctctaaTCCCTGCTGTTCGCAACACGTTTCACCGCTCtttagtttattttcttGAACGAGATCGAGTTAAGGGGTGGCGAGGGAAATGTATGAATAATGAGTAATAACTAATACTAACGGCAATAGTAACTAAAGtaacgaaacaaaaggaaaaaaggcaacaaaaagaatggatAATGACAAGAGAGGAGGTAGATAGGGCGACTAACACTAACGTAATGTGATTCGCGCGTACATTATACACATATAGGTACAACTGTACTTGTGTGTTCCacgtgaggaagaaaaggaacaaaggAAGGTGCAAGGAAGATAAGGTAAGATGAGAAGGAGGGGGCGGcgctaaagaaaagaaacggaggagggaggaaaagaaaaaaataaagcgtttaaaacggaaagaaaggaaaaaaaaatgagaaaaaaaatactgtaAGGAAACAAATAGCGATACAGTTCGACTATGGTGATGCGAGGGGTGGGTATAAAAAGATACGAAGCGCGAGAGGGCAAGTTGGTAGCCTTAATTTTTGGTTAttcgtttccttccttccttctcttctcttctctcttcccccctttcttttccttttatccgttttctcttccctcattttgcttttttattgttacgTTGGGTGGGGGGATTGCATAggtgagaaggaagagaaaggtgGTAGCAAGCTGAGTAAGATGTGCCAcaacattttgtttttttttctttctctgggTTCAAAGATATCCTGATGGTTCGAACtacggaaagaaggaaagagcaGTGGCGTGGTACCCAGCACGCTGCTTTCCGCTAATGTTTGAAGTGGTTGTTAGCCGTTGGCGCGAGATTAAAGCGTAATGAAGACacgtttccccctttccccctcctgtgTCCATCTTCCTTTCGGTAGTTCTGCCGTCAGTGCCGTTTGCGGAATACCATTTTAGTTTGTTAGATGACATATCAACCTGTTgggctctttttctttaccggACCAAACCAATATTTAATAAagaacacatatatataaattataCTGGTTTTCGTATTTGAAAGCCCTGAGCGAGCGCAGGAAATCCACCCTTTTCGCAACCGCAGCGTGCGGTGGAATCTTACAGAGTTCGGGAAAAAGAACAGGAGGCTCGCACAAAACCACGATTGGCTTTCAGTGTTTATCAAAGCGGAGGTAAATAACAGAAGGCATTGGGAGAGGCTGGTTTTCAGATAGGGAGGAAGTCTTGGAGGCATTCAAAGGattaaagagggaggaaggtGTGGAGGGAGCGTAACAAACACTAAGCCATGTTTCGTCGTAGCCTTTCCCGCCGTAGTCTGCAGTATCAACCATGCTTCAAGGACCTTAGCTTCCTCGTGGAAGACGTGTTTAACATGTATGCGCACTATGAAAAACTTGGGTACACCAACGTCAAGAGGGAATTTCTTACCAACCTTCTTGCTGAAGCTGGAACCCTCGCCACAACGTCACTTCTGCCGCTATACTCTTCTAGTGACGTTGAGGGATGTCAGTGGCTGCAGAATAGCCAAGTTGGTACACCAAAAGGTTTCGAGGCCGCTTATAAGACACTGTGCAGTAAGGGATGGATCGGTATTAGCCAACCACTGGAGTTTGGCGGCAAAGCGTTGCCATACTCAGTTGGTAGTATCACGCGAGAGGTCATGGAAACAGCAAATCCACCACTTTTAACGTATGCCACCCAAAGCATAGGAGCAGCTGAGGCGCTGATGACATGTGTAAGCGCGAAGAAACATGAAATGTTTCTCAGGCGGCTAGTTTCTGGGGAATGGAGCGGTTCGTTGAGCCTCACCGAGGGGCAAAGCGGAGCGGCTGAAGGAGTGGTTACGGCAGAGCGGGCACAAGATGGGACATACAACTTGACGGGGACGAGGAATTTTATCTTGGCCGGGGACCATAACCTCACAGCAAATGTGCTTTATGTTGTGCTGGCACGATTACCTTCCTCACAGGCGACAGGCACCGACTTGTCGCTGTTCCTGGTTCCGCGCCACGTACCAAAGTCGGATGGATCGCTGGAAACTGAAAGGAATGTAAAATGCCTTGGATTAGAGGCCACCATGGGCATGAAGGGTAGCTCCATCTGTCGAATGGGGTTCGACAATTCGACCGGCTACTTTGTTGGGGAGTTCAATTCGGGTGTGAAGCGGACGGTAACTACCACGAACACGGCGGCCGTTGCAGCTGCAGTGCAGGGTGTCTGCCACGCTGAACTTGCTTTTCAAAATGCCCTTTCACGAACTCGTGGGTGCAACTCACAGTGCACGTCGGAGAGTAGTACATGTGCAGAAGGTACCAGCACCGTATTAATACCCGACGCGAACATGCGTTTGAGTATACTCTTTGCCAAAGCCGTGGCCGAGGGAGGTAGGGCGCTTTCGTTAGATGTTTCACGACTTCTTGACATTTACCACAACACGACGGATGCCACCGCGCGTGAGGGGATGGGGAACAAAATTAACTTTTACTCCACTATAGCCAATACGTGCCTAACCACATGGAATTTTCAGGCCATCTCCCGTTGCCTGTGGATGTGGAGTCCGCAAGGTGTTGTGAAGGGCAATGATATGGAGCAGATTTTGCGCGACGCCCGCGCTGCTGCGCAGCACAGTGGTGTTATGACGTCCAATTCAGTTGAATTCCTCAATCGGCACATATTGCCTCTGCACACGGAGGAGGTCGCAACCTTTGGCAGTAATGTTCGTGCGCTGGTGCGGCCATATCTTTTTTCGAGGGGTACCATCGGTCAGTGTGCCCGGCGTCTGTGGCTACTCCAAAAACAGTGGCGGTTGGGTATTGCCAAGGTGAAGATGTTAGCCATGCAAGAGCCCGATAGCGTCGGCGCTGTGTCGGAGGATGTAATCATGTACGCGGGTTACATGGTGTTGGCGTACAATTGGTTACGTATGGCCACAGTGGCACAAAAACTTATTGACTCTGGGAAAGATGTAGACGGCTTCTATCGGTGTAAGGTGGATGTTTGTCAGTATGTCTTTCAGTACTTGGTACCGTACGCGGATGCGCACTTTCAGATTATGCAGAACGGCGCCAGCGTCATGAAAAGTTGCGAGTCGACATGGGATCTTAGGTGATAACTCGagctttttttccttcgcaaCATTTCGAATGCTTAACAGGACGACGGATTGAAGTTTCTTTGTTCATGTGCAGGAAAGGAGACACGTAAGCTGTGTacttgcgttgttgttgttactgtgaTAATTTGACGTTGAattcacgaaaaaaaactctgTCAGGGAGGGGAATGTTACGTGGAAGACACGTACTCACCTACTTTAGTTTTGATGTGCTTACCCCACTAATTATTTTTCTATGAGGTggcaaggaaggaaaggttgttgttttatcgTTATTGGACTAACTTCGCATCAATCAGGAAGGCTGTGGGGGCGAACGAATGCTCCAACAAAGTTCAGGTGAACTCTGGTTCTGTTTCTAGTtggtgaaaaggaagaaagagaggcaCCCGTGTTTCTGTTTATGTAGTTGTTTACGTTGCTGGAAACAAGCTTATAGTGGCCACTtcttgttattactattatttattttattttactgttTTCGAGTTTCGAATATTCATAGCATGACGTTTGTCGAACCGGCGAAAGATTCGAAACATCGTCGTTGATCCACCGAGTAGGTTTGTTCAACGGTTCTACTCCTTTCATGTCGTTTTTAACTATCGAATTCATTCCATTTATTAATCACCACGGCAGCGACTTCCCTTACGTGTCTTGGGATCGTTGCTGTTGAGCGCAGCGGGGATTTGAAGTGGGGAGGCAAATGAATAGCATTATCTGCACGATTGCACGAGCGGTGGCGGACATTGACTTCCTGAATCCAGGGCGAGGTATTAGTTCGCTACTGCAGTGCTGCTACCCGCCAATAGGTGTGGCTAACTTATTTTAACTTGCGTtcccccacttttttttacctccAAGATGCCAAGTGGCCATTAGAAATGCTACTCTtgttgatttctttttttttgttgttgttgttgttctttatGTTTTCCGCCAAAATTTTAATGGTGCctaacaaaaggaagggagagggaagagaACTCACCATTACCATACTTGGGGTAGACGAATAGTGggatatatatttctttgctCCTTACTTGCAGGAGACAcgaagagagggagaaaaggtgaATTCTCTGCCGCACACGGCTCAGATTCCATTCTAAATGGCGGCAACAGGTTCACGAGAAGAAATGATGGAGGCCTTGAATAAGGCAAGACAGGCAATGGCCCGTCGTGTTCCGACTCCAACGGCGTCAACAGTACAATCATCATCCGAACATGATCCGTCGGCGAATGTCGGCGTTTTACAGATATATGATGCTGCAGATACCTCGTTATGTCGCCATGCTCGCCCGTCGGAAGCAAAAGACAATCGCGCCCACTTCTTCGAAACATGGTGTAAGAAGATCGAGGTGTTCGTTGCGGATCCGACTAAAACGACGTTAGAGCTTCCCCCTGAACTGTGCGCGAACGACCGTAGGGAGCTTCACAATCTTGCGGAGAAATATAATCTCAGTCACCATTCCCGTGGCACGGGGGCGACACGACATCTTGTGCTGAAGAAAGATGCGCTGCACTATAGAATGCCTGATGCTGCTCCAGCCAACATTGAAGCAATAAAGCGGGACCCTGGAACGAAAGAGTCTAAATTTCACCTTCGTCGCGTAAAGCAGAACCCTGAGGCCCCAGCTGGGTCGATGGGCGCCTTCGGTGATGAAACGACTGCCGCAATGGTGCACCGCTTGGTGCGTGCAACAGACGAGTATCGAAGAGCAGTCAATGTTGGGTATACTCAAGATGAGCTACTCGCTTTCGAAACCGGTGAATCAGTTGAGGGAATCCTCCGTAGCGGCGGAGAGCGAGACGCACAGCCCGCAACAAATGCCGATGTTGAGGATCCCACGGGATTATGTGCTTCGCCCCCCCGCGCGCGAATTACCGGCGGAGCGGATTACGAGGCGCGCGCGAAGGACTCTTCCGCTGGGGAGAAGTCGAAGGCGGTCTACGATGAGATGTGTCTTCGGTGCCAGACTCGGTCTCGTGTGGATTATGATATACAGAAATGGGATTGCAATGGGTATTGTGCGAAGTGCACTGCGCAGACCATTTGGAAACTTGTGGAGGTAGAAAATAGCACGGGAATGAGAAGTGCTCAGCGGAAGCATACTCGCGAAGAGTTCGAGAAAGCCGACGAAGCGCTTCCGCAAGAGGTGCAGCAACCCGAAGAAATCGATAAGGATAACGATGAGGATGATACGATCACGGTGGAAGATGTGGTGGATATGGCGAGCATGAATGACTTTAGCGCTGCGGATGTGAATTGGATTCGCCGCTTTGCAGTACATCACAGTTCAAAGGAGGTTTGCTGCTCTCTCAGCACACACATAGTGTTTTGCATCGAATTCAACGACTTATTGACCATGCGTATTTTCCGTCCCTTCCTTAAGCTACAGGGGAGCACAGACAGCAGcgatgaaaagaaacgaacaaaGAACGAGTGTGGAGCGTCCTCTGATGGTTCAACTCTTACTGAAACTCATGGCGCATGGTTTGTGTGGCTACGCGAAGTGAAGCCGGCGGGTGTGGCGCTTTCCACACTGCTAGATGAATTGGCGGGTTGTACGCCCGAGGGCTACGACCGACTTTGCGTCGCCTTCCCGAACATGTCTGTGTACGGCACGGAGGCAAGCTGTGTGTGCCTTGTCAAACCAGGCGTGCTGAATATGGAGGGCCTTCAAGCAATGCGGCAGAAGTACGGTGAGCAGAATTTCCGCCTCGCCCAGGAGTTGGAGGTTGCTCTTGCGGGCGATAGCAAGCCCGCGTAAGCACCGATGCAGTGCTTtcgcatctttttttttgtacggGACGTTCACGGATTTAGTACGTGTTTCACTAAGAGTACAGTGATTCCTCCCtgttcactttttcttcttttattattctctgtGTGCTGTGGAATATGCAAACGCGGATAGGTCTGCTTACACGAGCCTCTACGCGTTTACATTCTCAGTCAGTCTCAGCGATGAACCGTCGGTAATAAAAGCTTTACGGTTCTTCCCCcaagagaagaaaacaaaaaaagataagcTAACTTacgagggaagggaagaaaggccTCCTCTTGTGCATTCATCTCCCACCTGCTGCATGCGCCTGGCTGCTGAATCTTCTCTTGTCTTCTTTGTATCACACTTTTACTTtgaacgttttttttcttttgtgatgGTTGCTTACACACTTGATACGCTGTTTGCGTCAGACATAGACAGTGCgactttgttttattcaGAAGGTTGTGGCCCCATTCGCCTTGTGGCCCTGTCAGCACAGATGCGGCGCTTAGTGCGTCTCGGGCCTATTCGCGTCGCGAAGGCGTGCGTTGAAGTGCGGCCAATGGCACCCACAAAAGAATTTTTTGAGGAAGGCCGTCAGTTGCAGCACATTGAGGCTGCTGGCGTTGGTGATTTCCCCGATAGTGAACGCAGCGGTGACACCTTTGTCAATCCATTCACAGGACGCCTTACGCCAACTTGGGGGCGTGTGGCGAAGGAACTTTTCTCCCTTGGGTTTGAACACAGCATTGTGAACCCCTTTCGGCTTGTTTGGAATCCCACGAAAGCTGCACTGGTAAGCGACGCTGCACTGCAACCGTTCCGGACTTCAACGGTAACGTGGCGAAGAAACCTCGCAGCACTACTGTCCCGGAGAGATGCTGCGGATGCGGTGGGGGAAGAGATCCATCGTCTGTACAATGAAATCACAAGCGCGTATTTACCACCCAAATTGGATACCATGCATGACCCTCGTCTGTCGACGATGACAA
Proteins encoded in this window:
- a CDS encoding acyl-CoA dehydrogenase, translating into MFRRSLSRRSLQYQPCFKDLSFLVEDVFNMYAHYEKLGYTNVKREFLTNLLAEAGTLATTSLLPLYSSSDVEGCQWLQNSQVGTPKGFEAAYKTLCSKGWIGISQPLEFGGKALPYSVGSITREVMETANPPLLTYATQSIGAAEALMTCVSAKKHEMFLRRLVSGEWSGSLSLTEGQSGAAEGVVTAERAQDGTYNLTGTRNFILAGDHNLTANVLYVVLARLPSSQATGTDLSLFLVPRHVPKSDGSLETERNVKCLGLEATMGMKGSSICRMGFDNSTGYFVGEFNSGVKRTVTTTNTAAVAAAVQGVCHAELAFQNALSRTRGCNSQCTSESSTCAEGTSTVLIPDANMRLSILFAKAVAEGGRALSLDVSRLLDIYHNTTDATAREGMGNKINFYSTIANTCLTTWNFQAISRCLWMWSPQGVVKGNDMEQILRDARAAAQHSGVMTSNSVEFLNRHILPLHTEEVATFGSNVRALVRPYLFSRGTIGQCARRLWLLQKQWRLGIAKVKMLAMQEPDSVGAVSEDVIMYAGYMVLAYNWLRMATVAQKLIDSGKDVDGFYRCKVDVCQYVFQYLVPYADAHFQIMQNGASVMKSCESTWDLR